The following is a genomic window from Sphaerodactylus townsendi isolate TG3544 linkage group LG16, MPM_Stown_v2.3, whole genome shotgun sequence.
GACTCCTTGTACATATTTGTCTGCAATGCCCTTATGTGTCCCATGTTTTATGCCATGCTTTAATAAACGGTCTGAATTTTCTCAAGCGACTTCAGTAGAAAAGGTTCAATTCCTCTTAGAGGACTCTTTTTGCACttttttgctgctcatttttAGAGGCCGCAGAGAAGAGTCGACGGGAGGTGTTCTTAGATATGGGTCTTATTTCAATTCTATGGTTTTAGTGTTAAGAACTCAGtttgagaacagaaagaaaagtcTTTTTTTTCATGAAAGAAAAAGACTATGTAGACAGGAGAGTCTGGATCTTCCTGGTCCCACCCATTCTTCCTTCCCCAGTTCTATGTGATTGTCCCTCCTCCTACCGCCAAATtactcacccctccccctcccaaagtaGCCACTGATCTTACGTTCTAACAGTCTGTCTATCAGGTTCTCCAAATTCCTGgctttaatatgtttttaaaacagcctaaaTCCTTTATCTCTTCCACAAAAAAAGATTAAGTGGTGGGGATTCAGAGGACCTGGAAGATTGTTATAATACTGTAAAATATGTCAATTACCAGAGGGGAAATTGGCCACCGTGCGGGGCTGGGGCAGGGAAAACCTAACACATGGAAGCCCTGTTGCCACTGTGCTCTAAAAACAGCCACAATAGCGACAGGGAAACCACCCAAACCTGTCTGTGTGGAAGATGCCCATGCCATGAAAGTCATGTCAAGATTCAGTGTGGGATGCTAACTTACCCGGAACCTTTCCTCCAGTAGAGAGAGCTCGCTGATGAGATCGGTGATAGCATTGGTGAAGGCTTCCTGGGGACTGTAGTCAGGAGTGGTCTGAACACGAATGATAATCTTATGCTCAAGGGGGTGAGGGACTTTGTATCCAGCAAACAGCACCTGAGGATCTTTCAATAACTGcctgagggagagaaagggacagGCAAAATGATCCTGTTACGAAAACCAGAACTGCTGTGCTCCATCCCTGCGGAATAATCCAGCAGTTTGACAGTGGGGCCAGCCAGATGTATCAGGAAATTTAACCGAAAACAAGAAAAGCAACATCTTTCCTTTAGTTTTCTTCAACCTCCTGTATGTTTTTAATATGTCTTATCTCCCGTGAGCATGAAAATTCTATTCTGCTATGAGAACTAGAAGCTCCAGTGTTATTTATTGAAAACTACAACACATCACTTGTCTCCTGAgcacaaacataataaaaacaacagtacaagtaactggttgttgtggttctgggctgtgtggcagtggtctggtagatcttgtccttaACCTGTACCaaaacacggccacacagcctggaaaacccacaacaaccagttgaatccggctgtgaaagccttcgacaatacacagtacAAGCAAGATTTTAAAACTCTCACAGGTAACAGCCTAAAACACTTTATTAAACTCCTTAACGCATAAACCAGTACAGCATCAAACCaagacagaagctagcaaaagtTTCTGTCAACCTAAAAAAGgactgggggtggaggtggacCCCTCCATTTAACTAGAACTGCGAGAAAAAAATACCCCCTTTTTTTCACCATGTTACCCTGGTGATCCTTCTAAATAAGCACCATAAATTGTTACTCACGACTTAATGATATTCCCAAGTGTGTGGTCTTCCTTGTTGATAGTAAACAAACAGGCATTTGGTACTTTGGTATCCTTGTTTATTGTAATCCTGGGGAAGGCAACATAGAGGTTATGAAGGGCAATGTTTACACTACTTAATGGATAGGCCTACAGAAGCTACTCCCAGCATTTTGCTATGGGATGAGTGCTTGAAGGGCTAATGTAGTTAAAGAGCATTCCTTTGCTGCCCGTGTATAACTAAATTATGGAAATACCAGCAGGCAAACTGCTACAGTAATTACAATGGGCTGTCAGCCCCCTGCCTTTCATCATAACACCCTCCCTTCCATCCTAAATGGATGTATTGTAAGTGTAACGCTATGAGTAAGGCCCACGAGGTACACACAGAACATAGGGAGCAACTGCTATGGTGTTTCACaagctgattacacacaaggtgtctgctgcacagtggaggtgaatgtctgttgcagcaagatttcttgtatggacatattgcTTCAAGTCCCGCTTTCATTTCCCACTCTCTCtacagcaagcgagaccacttccaGCAcaatttgccagtgagtacagtGGGCCCGgacaccttcccccctcccctgttaaCAGCTTCTTGTCAAAGGAAAGGAGTTCACtgacatgggcttagccaaaacacaccaacttgtcattctcatattgatatatcgagaTATCAATGTAATAATAGCaaaatgcttggaaataacaagtctcttaCAGCAAGGTCTTTCACAGCACCTGCTATTAGACCCCCTTTATCTTCAGGGATGTCTACCATAGCAGCCTCACTTCTGGACTCCTATTCACATACACACCCTATTTTGAACTGAACCACCCCTGTcaaattccttcctttttttccgtAGGGAGGGCAGTTCACTTTTCATGCACCTTCCCAACtcgatgtagtagttaagagaaagtggtctccaatctggagaagcggatttgattccccactcctccacatgaagcctgctgggtgactttggactaggcACAGTTGCCtcgaactctcagccccacctatctcacaaggtgtctgttgtgatgagaggaagggaaggagtttgtaaaccaccttgaatctccttattgTTGGGggggaaagcggggtataaatccaaacgctacttttttctgcctctctctccttaCCAgaggtctgccacctgcggctctccagatgttcaaggactacaaatcccatcagcccctgccagcatgaccaattggccatgctggcaggggctggtgggaattgtagtccatgaacatctggagagccgcaggttgcagacccctgcatggCCCTTATTCCACACCCCTTTCTCCAGACCATTTTAAAGCATATTAAAAGTTAATGGAAGTTCAACAAGGTTTGGAGTCACCTGGTTGAACTTCAGATGCCCGGGAGAGAACCTGCGCATCCCTG
Proteins encoded in this region:
- the POLR2J gene encoding DNA-directed RNA polymerase II subunit RPB11-a, yielding MNAPPAFESFLLFKGEQKITINKDTKVPNACLFTINKEDHTLGNIIKSQLLKDPQVLFAGYKVPHPLEHKIIIRVQTTPDYSPQEAFTNAITDLISELSLLEERFRVAIKDRQEGIE